A stretch of Myceligenerans xiligouense DNA encodes these proteins:
- a CDS encoding ArsR/SmtB family transcription factor, producing MTTAELTLTAPPGTGAACCAPLVREGIAPDAAAELARAFKALGDPTRVRLLSLVAAHEGAEACVCDLTEPVGLAQPTVSHHLKILVDAGLLTREKRGKWAYYAVVPGALTRLGALLTESTRT from the coding sequence ATGACCACCGCGGAACTCACCCTGACGGCACCACCCGGGACAGGTGCGGCATGCTGCGCGCCCCTCGTCCGCGAGGGGATCGCGCCGGACGCCGCGGCCGAGCTCGCCCGCGCCTTCAAAGCACTCGGCGACCCGACGCGGGTCCGGCTGCTCTCGCTCGTCGCGGCACACGAGGGCGCGGAAGCATGCGTCTGCGACCTCACCGAGCCGGTGGGACTGGCGCAGCCGACGGTGAGCCACCATCTGAAGATCCTGGTCGACGCCGGTCTGCTCACGCGGGAGAAGCGCGGCAAGTGGGCGTACTACGCCGTGGTGCCGGGCGCCCTGACCCGCCTGGGCGCACTGCTGACCGAGTCCACGCGGACCTGA
- a CDS encoding FAD-dependent oxidoreductase: MTETPREELPVVVIGAGPTGLAAAAHLLERGLEPLVLEAGDGPGAAVADWGHIRLFSPWRYDIDQAARRLLTSPGSTPGGWVEPDPHTLPTGADLVERYLAPLAQALGDRVRFRTRVRAVARQGADRTRSLGRERRPWLVRTDGGDVLARAVVDASGTYGTPNPLGTSGLPAAGEADAAAFLAGALPDVLGRDRHRFAGRHALVVGMGHSAANTLLGLVELAEQEPGTRITWAVRGASPRRLYGGGSDDQLPARGLLGTRLRDAVEGGRVTLVTRAVIDALSPLGADAVRVVGSGRRDGVDGPLDLEVDTISAATGFRPDLDMLREVRLDLDPVVEAPSRIAPLIDPNQHSCGTVPPHGEAQLAHPDDGFYLVGMKSYGRAPTFLLATGYEQVRSVAAALAGDRAAADAVRLDLPETGVCSSDLAMRADDDGTVPPEALAAALTEVDSCCAGPSAPQPITIGAPPEGAVRGFATGVAHGRSAD; this comes from the coding sequence ATGACCGAGACGCCCCGCGAGGAGCTCCCCGTCGTCGTCATCGGGGCCGGACCGACCGGCCTGGCCGCCGCCGCGCACCTGCTGGAGCGCGGGCTGGAACCCCTCGTGCTGGAGGCGGGCGACGGCCCCGGCGCCGCCGTCGCGGACTGGGGCCACATCCGTCTCTTCTCGCCGTGGCGCTACGACATCGACCAGGCCGCGCGCCGCCTGCTCACCTCCCCGGGCTCCACGCCGGGCGGCTGGGTCGAGCCCGATCCCCACACCCTCCCCACCGGCGCCGACCTCGTCGAGCGCTACCTCGCGCCGCTCGCCCAGGCGCTCGGCGACCGGGTCCGGTTCCGCACCCGGGTGAGGGCCGTGGCACGACAGGGTGCCGACCGGACGCGATCCCTCGGCCGCGAGCGCAGGCCCTGGCTCGTGCGGACCGACGGCGGTGACGTGCTCGCACGCGCCGTCGTCGACGCCTCCGGGACGTACGGCACGCCGAACCCGCTCGGCACGTCCGGCCTGCCCGCCGCTGGTGAGGCCGACGCCGCCGCGTTCCTCGCCGGCGCCCTTCCGGACGTGCTCGGCCGGGACCGGCACCGCTTCGCCGGACGCCACGCCCTCGTGGTCGGCATGGGCCACTCGGCCGCGAACACGCTGCTCGGCCTCGTCGAGCTGGCCGAGCAGGAGCCGGGCACCCGGATCACCTGGGCCGTCCGCGGTGCCTCCCCGCGGCGTCTCTACGGTGGCGGCTCGGACGACCAGCTCCCGGCTCGCGGGCTGCTCGGCACCCGCCTGCGCGACGCGGTCGAGGGCGGCCGCGTCACCCTCGTGACCCGCGCGGTCATCGACGCCCTGTCACCTCTCGGCGCGGACGCCGTCCGCGTCGTCGGCTCCGGCAGGCGCGACGGCGTGGACGGTCCGCTCGACCTGGAGGTCGACACCATCTCCGCCGCCACCGGATTCCGGCCCGACCTCGACATGCTGCGCGAGGTGCGCCTCGACCTCGACCCCGTCGTCGAGGCCCCGAGCAGGATCGCGCCGCTCATCGACCCGAACCAGCACTCCTGCGGCACCGTGCCGCCGCACGGCGAGGCCCAGCTCGCCCACCCCGACGACGGCTTCTACCTCGTGGGCATGAAGTCCTACGGCCGCGCCCCCACCTTCCTGCTGGCCACCGGATACGAGCAGGTCAGATCGGTAGCCGCGGCGCTCGCCGGCGACCGCGCCGCCGCCGACGCCGTGCGGCTCGACCTCCCGGAGACCGGCGTCTGCTCCTCGGACCTCGCCATGCGGGCCGACGACGACGGCACCGTTCCGCCGGAGGCGCTCGCCGCCGCCCTGACGGAGGTCGACAGCTGCTGCGCCGGACCGTCGGCACCGCAGCCGATCACGATCGGTGCGCCGCCGGAGGGCGCGGTGCGCGGGTTCGCCACGGGCGTCGCCCACGGCCGATCGGCCGACTGA
- a CDS encoding cellulase family glycosylhydrolase codes for MRPRRKALLTAAGGAALLAAPLAVALPSAAQSADTLDIGIHVEGDRIVEADGSELLLRGVSHAHTWYLNETGSFADIDDAGANAVRVVLSDGTRWNQNGPDDVANVVDLCWQNELICVLEDHDTTGYGEEAAASTLDQAVDYWISLLPVLEGTEDHVIVNIGNEPYGNDAATNEGWAADTSAAIQRLRDAGFDHTIVVDAPNWGQDWQGTMRAQAPQVAAADPDGNTVFSVHMYGVYATGQAVTDYIDAFDAMGLPLIVGEFGHDHSDGNPDEDTIMSYTRSQGIGWFAWSWSGNGGGVEYLDMVRQFDPAQRTDWGDRVITGPDGLSQTSVKASVFGGGGPEPTDEPTDDPTDEPTDDPTDEPTDEPGACEAAFEVVNDWGSGFQGQVTVTGGSGGTSGWTTQFTLPSGTSIGSLWNADHSVSGSTVTASDMGWNGTLSAGQSTSFGFTANGTAPSSVAVTCAD; via the coding sequence ATGCGACCCAGACGAAAGGCCCTGCTCACCGCCGCGGGTGGCGCCGCGCTGCTCGCCGCACCGCTGGCCGTGGCGCTGCCCAGCGCCGCGCAGTCCGCCGACACGCTGGACATCGGCATCCACGTCGAGGGTGACCGGATCGTCGAGGCCGACGGCTCGGAGCTGTTGCTGCGCGGCGTCAGTCACGCGCACACCTGGTACCTGAACGAGACCGGGTCGTTCGCCGACATCGACGACGCCGGAGCGAACGCCGTGCGGGTGGTGCTCAGCGACGGCACGCGGTGGAACCAGAACGGGCCCGACGACGTGGCGAACGTGGTGGACCTCTGCTGGCAGAACGAACTCATCTGCGTGCTGGAGGACCACGACACCACCGGCTACGGCGAGGAGGCCGCGGCCTCGACGCTCGACCAGGCGGTCGACTACTGGATCTCGCTGCTGCCGGTGCTGGAGGGCACCGAGGACCACGTCATCGTCAACATCGGCAACGAGCCGTACGGGAACGACGCCGCGACGAACGAGGGCTGGGCGGCCGACACCTCGGCCGCGATCCAGCGGCTGCGCGACGCCGGGTTCGACCACACGATCGTCGTCGACGCCCCCAACTGGGGCCAGGACTGGCAGGGCACGATGCGCGCGCAGGCTCCGCAGGTCGCGGCCGCCGATCCGGACGGCAACACCGTGTTCTCCGTCCACATGTACGGGGTGTACGCGACCGGGCAGGCGGTCACGGACTACATCGACGCGTTCGACGCGATGGGTCTGCCGCTGATCGTGGGCGAGTTCGGTCACGACCACTCGGACGGCAACCCCGACGAGGACACGATCATGTCCTACACGCGGTCCCAGGGCATCGGGTGGTTCGCCTGGTCCTGGAGCGGCAACGGTGGTGGCGTCGAGTACCTCGACATGGTGCGGCAGTTCGACCCCGCCCAGCGGACCGACTGGGGTGACCGCGTCATCACCGGCCCGGACGGGCTGTCGCAGACGTCCGTCAAGGCGAGCGTGTTCGGGGGCGGCGGCCCCGAGCCGACGGACGAGCCCACCGACGACCCGACGGACGAGCCGACCGATGACCCGACGGACGAGCCGACGGACGAGCCCGGCGCCTGCGAGGCGGCGTTCGAGGTCGTGAACGACTGGGGCAGCGGCTTCCAGGGCCAGGTCACCGTCACGGGCGGCTCGGGCGGCACCAGCGGCTGGACCACCCAGTTCACCCTGCCGTCCGGAACGAGCATCGGCAGCCTGTGGAACGCCGACCACTCCGTCAGCGGATCCACCGTCACCGCGAGCGACATGGGCTGGAACGGCACCCTGAGCGCCGGACAGTCCACCTCGTTCGGCTTCACCGCCAACGGCACCGCCCCCAGCTCGGTCGCCGTGACCTGCGCCGACTGA
- a CDS encoding MOSC domain-containing protein, translating into MGSILAVCRVHQLLPDAGTVGITAIDKRPVDGRVRARRFGLYADVQADRANHGGHDQAVYAYAEEDAQHWAGELGREVAPGLFGENLRTSGIAVSTAVVGERWRVGTAVLEVTQPRTPCATFQRRMGEDRWVRRFTEANRTGAYLRVAEAGEVGAGDSIDVVHVPRHGVRIADWFAAYRPAARGPEPRDGGRGNSAPAGLAGLAGRLLAAEAAGDCRLSDEMRGRCEKAVASAG; encoded by the coding sequence ATGGGATCGATCCTCGCCGTCTGCCGCGTCCATCAGCTGCTCCCCGACGCGGGCACGGTGGGTATCACCGCCATCGACAAGCGTCCCGTGGACGGCAGGGTCAGGGCTCGCAGGTTCGGCCTGTACGCGGACGTCCAGGCCGACCGCGCCAACCACGGCGGGCACGACCAGGCCGTGTACGCCTACGCCGAGGAGGACGCCCAGCACTGGGCGGGCGAGCTGGGCCGGGAGGTCGCGCCCGGGCTGTTCGGCGAGAACCTGCGCACCTCCGGCATCGCCGTGAGCACCGCCGTGGTGGGCGAGAGGTGGCGGGTGGGCACCGCGGTCCTGGAGGTCACCCAGCCGCGCACACCCTGCGCGACGTTCCAGCGTCGTATGGGCGAGGACCGCTGGGTGCGCCGCTTCACGGAGGCGAATCGCACCGGTGCGTACCTGCGGGTGGCCGAGGCGGGTGAGGTCGGGGCGGGGGACTCGATCGACGTCGTCCACGTGCCCCGCCACGGGGTGCGGATCGCGGACTGGTTCGCGGCGTATCGCCCGGCGGCGCGCGGCCCCGAGCCGCGCGACGGTGGGCGTGGGAACTCCGCCCCGGCCGGACTCGCCGGTCTCGCCGGCCGGCTGCTCGCCGCGGAGGCTGCCGGTGACTGCCGGCTCAGCGACGAGATGCGTGGCCGCTGCGAGAAGGCTGTCGCGTCCGCGGGCTGA
- a CDS encoding metalloregulator ArsR/SmtB family transcription factor, producing MSIQSREDASGAAEGHAIGADAANAVAHTLRALADPLRLRMLSAIATDPDGETSAGELATLTDVAQPTVSHHLKVLRDVGLLTSERRGTFVLYRIAPGYRGAVTTLLDKFAPSAVSVGKGPHLTGLTDVDHELTSLAASLTTRVPGTTPEESLRVVRESYAALARRGGIATHLVALTEHFARQRLDDLATARASGDPGGVAPEAPDAMSGRTVTDPATAAVVPGTAAPGTAAPRTARKPQVLFVCVANAGRSQLAAALLAHYAGDRVVVRSAGSAPAPEVHDTVRALLAEIDPSAAEPGAHRGIFPKPLTDDAVRAADVVVTMGCGDACPVLPGKRYEDWVVGDPALASPAGVAAIRDELDHRVRALLAELLPS from the coding sequence ATGTCGATCCAGAGTCGGGAGGATGCGAGCGGCGCCGCGGAGGGTCACGCCATCGGCGCCGACGCCGCCAACGCCGTCGCACACACCCTCAGAGCCCTCGCCGACCCCCTCCGGCTGCGCATGCTGTCGGCGATCGCCACCGATCCCGACGGCGAGACCTCCGCCGGGGAACTCGCCACCCTGACCGACGTCGCCCAACCCACCGTGTCGCACCACCTCAAGGTCCTGCGCGACGTGGGCCTGCTCACCTCCGAGCGCCGCGGCACGTTCGTCCTCTACCGGATCGCGCCCGGCTACCGCGGAGCGGTCACCACCCTGCTCGACAAGTTCGCCCCCTCCGCCGTGAGCGTCGGCAAGGGTCCGCACCTGACCGGCCTCACCGACGTCGACCACGAGCTGACCAGCCTCGCGGCCTCCCTCACCACCCGCGTACCGGGAACCACCCCCGAGGAGTCCCTCCGGGTGGTGCGCGAGTCGTACGCGGCGCTCGCGCGCCGGGGCGGCATCGCGACCCATCTCGTCGCGCTGACCGAGCACTTCGCGCGGCAACGACTCGACGACCTGGCCACGGCCCGCGCGTCGGGTGATCCGGGCGGTGTCGCGCCGGAGGCACCGGACGCGATGTCCGGCCGGACGGTGACGGACCCCGCCACGGCCGCCGTCGTCCCCGGAACGGCAGCTCCCGGGACGGCAGCGCCCAGGACGGCCCGCAAGCCCCAGGTCCTGTTCGTCTGCGTGGCGAACGCCGGGCGCTCGCAGCTCGCCGCGGCTCTCCTGGCGCACTACGCCGGAGACCGCGTCGTCGTCCGGTCCGCGGGCTCGGCGCCCGCGCCCGAGGTGCACGACACCGTGCGCGCCCTGCTCGCCGAGATCGACCCGTCCGCGGCCGAGCCCGGCGCGCACCGCGGCATCTTCCCCAAGCCGCTGACCGACGACGCCGTCCGCGCCGCCGACGTGGTCGTCACCATGGGCTGCGGCGACGCCTGCCCTGTCCTGCCGGGCAAACGGTACGAGGACTGGGTGGTGGGCGACCCCGCCCTCGCCTCCCCGGCCGGGGTGGCCGCCATCCGCGACGAGCTCGACCACCGCGTGCGGGCCCTGCTGGCGGAGTTGCTGCCCTCCTGA
- a CDS encoding class I SAM-dependent methyltransferase, producing the protein MSTPPDVRIVDATDPESAGRSFLPGMGKNWLTPFFDVAVGLLGMRRRYARTVDLAGIRDDESVLDVGCGTGGLLLAVLDAAPGARVTGLDPDRQALDLAARKLRRARRQGTLVRGFADRLPADDGTVDHVVSSMALHHVPDDERPAFAREVARVLRPGGRVTILDMGGGEAGPEAPTHGNGAGPGEHGHGHEAHAHGDHAHGTVRGSRGHEGHGHGHGGWFAHLWKQLVAPMRRRGETSPVVAANLGDGIPRLLAGAGLENAREVAHEDWSMGRLTYVQATAR; encoded by the coding sequence ATGAGCACCCCACCCGACGTCCGTATCGTCGATGCCACCGACCCGGAGTCGGCCGGCCGTTCCTTCCTTCCCGGGATGGGCAAGAACTGGCTGACGCCGTTCTTCGACGTCGCCGTCGGCCTGCTCGGCATGCGTCGCCGGTACGCGCGCACGGTCGACCTGGCCGGCATCCGCGACGACGAGTCGGTGCTCGACGTCGGTTGCGGCACCGGCGGTCTCCTGCTCGCGGTGCTCGACGCCGCGCCGGGAGCGCGAGTCACGGGACTGGACCCGGACCGCCAGGCGCTCGACCTCGCCGCCCGGAAGCTGCGCCGGGCGCGTCGCCAGGGGACCCTGGTGCGCGGCTTCGCCGACCGGCTCCCGGCTGACGACGGCACCGTGGACCACGTGGTCTCGTCCATGGCGCTGCACCACGTGCCCGACGACGAGCGCCCGGCGTTCGCCCGCGAGGTGGCGAGAGTGCTGCGGCCCGGCGGCAGGGTCACGATCCTCGACATGGGCGGGGGAGAGGCGGGGCCCGAGGCGCCGACTCACGGGAACGGCGCCGGCCCAGGTGAGCACGGCCACGGTCACGAAGCCCATGCCCACGGGGACCATGCCCACGGCACCGTGCGCGGCAGCCGAGGTCACGAGGGCCACGGCCACGGCCATGGCGGCTGGTTCGCCCACCTGTGGAAGCAACTGGTCGCCCCGATGCGCCGGCGCGGCGAGACGAGCCCTGTCGTCGCGGCCAACCTCGGCGACGGGATTCCGCGCCTCCTGGCCGGCGCCGGCCTGGAGAACGCCCGGGAGGTGGCCCACGAGGACTGGTCCATGGGCCGTCTCACCTACGTCCAGGCCACCGCGAGGTAG
- a CDS encoding PH domain-containing protein, producing MGLREEHLAEGEAVILRLRTHRKVLLRPLAWIVVLGAVAVGSWIVTPMFGLPSWAPLFATGVAVLLVVAATIPPYLKWVTTTYVVTNQRVSLRTGILTHTGRDIPLYRINDVTFEKQLDDRLFGCGTLVISDGSDREGMVLDDVPDVEQVQRTLQDLVRKSDPRDN from the coding sequence ATGGGTCTTCGAGAAGAGCACCTCGCCGAGGGTGAGGCCGTCATCTTGCGGCTGCGGACGCACCGCAAGGTGCTCCTGCGGCCGCTCGCGTGGATCGTGGTGCTCGGCGCGGTGGCCGTGGGGAGCTGGATCGTGACGCCGATGTTCGGCCTGCCTTCGTGGGCTCCCCTGTTCGCCACCGGCGTCGCCGTCCTGCTCGTCGTCGCGGCGACGATCCCGCCGTACCTGAAGTGGGTCACCACCACCTACGTCGTCACCAACCAGCGGGTGTCGCTGCGGACGGGGATCCTCACGCACACCGGACGGGACATCCCGCTCTACCGGATCAACGACGTGACCTTCGAGAAGCAGCTCGACGACCGCCTGTTCGGGTGCGGCACGCTCGTCATCTCCGACGGTTCGGATCGCGAGGGCATGGTGCTCGACGACGTGCCCGACGTCGAGCAGGTGCAGCGCACCCTTCAGGACCTGGTCCGGAAGTCGGACCCGCGAGACAACTGA
- a CDS encoding arsenate reductase ArsC, with product MSTPSALFVCVHNAGRSQMAAGFLRQLSGGAVEVRSAGSEPAEQINPVAVDAMLEKGIDIRAERPKVLTTDAVQASDVVITMGCGDACPIFPGKRYEDWALQDPAGQGIEAVRPIRDEIEQRVRSLIAELGVEAVA from the coding sequence ATGAGCACCCCTTCCGCGCTGTTCGTCTGTGTCCACAACGCCGGCCGTTCCCAGATGGCCGCGGGGTTCCTGCGCCAGCTGTCCGGCGGCGCCGTCGAGGTCCGCTCGGCCGGGTCGGAACCCGCCGAGCAGATCAACCCCGTGGCCGTCGACGCCATGCTGGAGAAGGGCATCGACATCCGCGCCGAGCGGCCCAAGGTCCTGACCACGGACGCGGTGCAGGCCTCCGACGTCGTCATCACGATGGGCTGCGGCGACGCCTGCCCGATCTTCCCCGGCAAGCGGTACGAGGACTGGGCGCTCCAGGACCCGGCCGGCCAGGGCATCGAGGCCGTGCGGCCGATCCGCGACGAGATCGAGCAGCGCGTGCGGTCGCTGATCGCGGAGCTGGGTGTGGAGGCCGTCGCCTGA
- a CDS encoding VOC family protein yields MTDTQQPGIARMGSVILDVPDLAASTRFWTAITGGEIVSLDDDWVSTRTSDGWNLHFQLAPGLIPPDWPGQERPQQLHLDLLTPDVAAATQAAVARGATVLRANDEWTTLADPAGHPFDLCVAEGNPGTTVMGLTFDVPDAHAAVEFWSALIGEPVVHDQDGIAMTGGARPLLFQQVENYTPPAWPDPARPQQGHLDVFVDDLDAAERATLALGATRLPGGGETFRVFADPAGHPFCLCLHEE; encoded by the coding sequence ATGACCGACACGCAGCAGCCCGGCATCGCCCGCATGGGCTCCGTGATCCTTGACGTACCGGACCTGGCCGCATCCACACGGTTCTGGACCGCCATCACCGGCGGGGAGATCGTGTCGCTGGACGACGACTGGGTATCGACCCGCACGTCGGACGGCTGGAACCTGCACTTCCAGCTCGCACCCGGCCTGATCCCGCCGGACTGGCCGGGCCAGGAACGTCCGCAGCAACTCCACCTGGACCTGCTCACACCCGACGTCGCCGCGGCCACGCAGGCCGCCGTGGCACGCGGCGCCACCGTGCTCCGGGCGAACGACGAGTGGACCACCCTCGCGGACCCGGCAGGGCATCCGTTCGATCTCTGCGTCGCCGAGGGCAACCCCGGCACCACCGTCATGGGCCTGACGTTCGACGTCCCGGACGCGCACGCCGCCGTCGAGTTCTGGTCCGCACTGATCGGTGAACCGGTCGTCCACGACCAGGACGGGATAGCCATGACCGGAGGTGCCCGGCCGCTCCTGTTCCAGCAGGTCGAGAACTACACGCCGCCCGCGTGGCCGGATCCCGCACGGCCCCAGCAGGGCCACCTGGACGTGTTCGTCGACGACCTCGACGCCGCCGAGCGGGCCACGCTCGCGCTCGGCGCGACCCGGCTCCCGGGCGGCGGTGAGACGTTCCGTGTCTTCGCCGATCCCGCCGGCCACCCGTTCTGCCTCTGCCTGCACGAGGAATGA
- a CDS encoding aquaporin, with protein sequence MRAEAPAGPGGDAEALALWRRAVAEALGTCLLVAIVVGSGIMAASLSDDVGLQLLENSLATTLGLAVLIAVLGPVSGAHLNPVVTLVDWFTSRGTGAPDDGGVTARARLTGAGTYVAAQLTGGITGAVLANAMFGVPTGFAATERATAPHLLAEVIATAGLVLVILGLLRSGRESWVPAAVGSYIGAAYWFTASTSFANPAVTVGRMFSDTFAGIAPGSVLPFIAAQLVGGALAVALAAVLFPRARREHHRR encoded by the coding sequence ATGCGGGCGGAAGCACCCGCCGGGCCCGGCGGGGACGCGGAGGCGCTCGCACTCTGGCGGCGCGCCGTCGCCGAGGCACTCGGAACCTGCCTGCTGGTCGCGATCGTGGTGGGCTCCGGCATCATGGCCGCCTCGCTGTCGGACGACGTCGGCCTGCAACTGCTGGAGAACAGCCTCGCCACGACCCTCGGGCTGGCAGTTCTGATCGCGGTGCTGGGGCCCGTGAGCGGCGCGCACCTCAATCCCGTGGTGACGCTGGTGGACTGGTTCACCAGCCGCGGGACCGGCGCCCCGGACGACGGCGGGGTCACGGCTCGTGCCCGTCTCACCGGCGCGGGAACCTATGTCGCGGCCCAGCTCACCGGCGGGATCACCGGTGCGGTCCTGGCGAACGCCATGTTCGGCGTGCCGACCGGGTTCGCGGCGACCGAGCGGGCCACGGCGCCGCACCTGCTGGCGGAGGTGATCGCGACCGCCGGGCTCGTCCTGGTCATCCTGGGCCTGCTCCGGTCCGGGCGGGAGTCCTGGGTGCCCGCCGCCGTCGGGTCCTACATCGGGGCGGCGTACTGGTTCACCGCGTCGACGTCGTTCGCCAACCCCGCGGTGACCGTGGGCCGGATGTTCAGCGACACCTTCGCCGGGATCGCCCCCGGATCCGTGCTGCCGTTCATCGCCGCCCAGCTCGTGGGCGGCGCGCTCGCCGTCGCACTGGCGGCGGTGCTGTTCCCGCGTGCCCGCCGGGAGCACCACCGCCGCTGA
- a CDS encoding AraC family transcriptional regulator has product MGDSSDAPTTREGDGPRPARDTRLLRVRSDGTPVYGYDQRPGVPSIGVVRMGADGHRSGGRESGAPPDRRHIHDFHVLTYVHRGHDTVRVDGADHALRDGDVLGVAPGQAIEAGDALASEHDLAWSLSFLPDVVPALAAVSPLVWNLHPLLRVFSAVDARYGSGPSGQREQDGTTRARPDDGGSAREIASVPGTERERWRGWFEDLTEEVTHPERTGAPEAMVAGLTRILVAAARLTPGPPSPAPDPLLVRVFDQVEAMFRDQVSAGDVARALGYTPGHLTTVVRERSGRTVGEWLGERRLTEARRLLLETDLPLGAIAARTGLADGAYLGRRFRRRYGTSPDRWRRERRGT; this is encoded by the coding sequence ATGGGAGATTCCTCGGACGCGCCGACGACCCGCGAGGGAGACGGCCCGCGGCCCGCACGCGACACCCGGCTGCTCCGGGTGCGCTCCGACGGCACGCCCGTGTACGGCTACGACCAGCGCCCCGGCGTCCCGTCCATCGGAGTGGTGCGCATGGGGGCCGACGGGCACCGGTCCGGTGGGCGAGAGAGCGGCGCGCCGCCCGACCGCCGCCACATCCACGACTTCCACGTCCTGACCTACGTCCACCGGGGTCACGACACGGTCCGGGTCGACGGCGCCGACCACGCGCTGCGCGACGGCGATGTGCTCGGTGTCGCCCCGGGCCAGGCGATCGAGGCGGGCGACGCCCTCGCGTCGGAACACGATCTCGCGTGGTCGCTGAGCTTCCTGCCCGACGTCGTCCCCGCGCTCGCCGCGGTCTCGCCCCTCGTCTGGAACCTGCATCCCCTGCTGCGTGTCTTCTCCGCGGTGGACGCCCGGTACGGGTCCGGCCCCTCCGGACAGCGGGAGCAGGACGGCACGACGCGCGCCCGACCCGACGACGGCGGTTCGGCGCGCGAGATCGCCTCGGTACCCGGCACGGAACGGGAACGCTGGCGCGGCTGGTTCGAAGACCTCACCGAGGAGGTCACGCACCCCGAGCGGACCGGCGCGCCGGAGGCGATGGTGGCCGGGCTCACGCGCATCCTCGTGGCCGCCGCCCGGCTGACGCCGGGGCCGCCGTCCCCGGCGCCCGATCCACTGCTCGTGCGGGTGTTCGACCAGGTGGAGGCCATGTTCCGGGACCAGGTGTCGGCGGGTGACGTGGCACGCGCACTGGGGTACACCCCCGGTCATCTGACCACGGTGGTCCGTGAGCGCTCGGGTCGCACCGTGGGCGAATGGCTCGGCGAGCGCCGCCTCACCGAGGCGCGTCGTCTGCTCCTGGAGACGGACCTGCCTCTCGGTGCGATCGCCGCACGCACGGGGCTCGCCGACGGCGCCTACCTCGGCAGGCGCTTCCGGCGCCGCTACGGGACGAGCCCGGACCGCTGGCGGCGCGAACGCCGGGGCACGTGA